Within Burkholderia contaminans, the genomic segment TTCCGCGCGATCCGAGCGACGACGCGAAGATCGTAGAGTCGTGGATCTAACGAGAAAAACACGATGAATCCGCTGTGACCAAACAGACTATGGATCGAACAGGCTGACCTCGCGATCCGAAGGGTCGACCCGACGGCTTCGGAAGGCGCGCCTCGCCGATGGAACCGAGTGGCGGATCGACGGGCAGGACGTGCAGCAACTTACCGCCGACGATATCGCCGCTCGAGCGCGGCTCCGCGAATCGTTTCAGTGAGACGACGGAAATCACGCGAGGGGCTGATCATGGAAAACGGCGAACCCGCGCTCCACGGGAGTGCTTTCGAGAAGGTCGAGCGTCACCTGCTCGCGGACGGCTACGTCGACTTCCACTGGCGATGCTCCAGCGACTGATCAGGGTTTCAACAAAACTCCCGTGACGTTGTCGGAAGCGCACCGAGCAACTCGGTTCTGTCGACGAGTTTGCTCGCGATCAGGTGTCGCACTTTCCCTTCGGCCTGCCATACGCCGTATACCGCCAGCAGCGCAGCGCCGAGCGCCTCCTTCCGAAACTTCTCAAGCAAGCCGGGCCAGAGGATCACGTTCACCTGGCCTGTCTCGTCCTCGAGCGTCATGAAGAGCACGCCGTTCGCCGTTCCCGGTCGCTGTCGTACCGTGACCAATCCGCACGCGCGCGCGAGCTGCCCGCTTCGCAGGGTTGCCAGCTGCTCGGCCGACTGCAGGTGATCCAGCGCGAGGCGATCACGCAGCAGCGCCAGCGGATGCCTGCCGAGCGTGAAGCCCATCGCGCGATAGTCCGTCACGATCTCGTGGCCCTCAGATGCTTGAGGCAACGCCGGCACCGCGTCGTCACGTTCGGTGCCGCGCAGCAGATCTCGATCAGGAACGGCAGCGGCGGCCAGCCAGAGCGCGTCGCGTCGGTTATCGCCGGCGAGCGAGCGAAGTGCGTTCGCGCCCGCGAGCACCTGCAGGTCGTGCCGATCAAGCTGCGCGCGGCGCGCGAGGTCCGAGATATCGACGAATGGCCGCGCTGCGCGTGCGAGCTCGATGCGGCCGGCGACGTCCTCGCGCATGCCGCGCAGCAGCGAGAAGCCGAGGCGCACGGGCGCCGACGTGGTCGGCCCTTCGATCGCAGAATCCCACGTGCTCACGTTGACGTCGACGGGCAGCACTTCAACGCCGCGGCGCTTCGCGTCCTGCAGGAGCTGCGACGGTGTGTAGAAGCCCATCGGTTGGCTGTTGAGCAGTGCGGCTAGGAAGACGGCTGGTTCGTGTCGGCGCAGCCAGGCGCTCGAGTAAACGAGCAGCGCGAAGCTGGCCGCGTGGCTCTCGGGGAAACCGTATTCACCGAAGCCCTTAATCTGCGCGAAGATCGACTCGGCAAACTCGCGATCGTAGCCGCGCTCGAGCATGCCGTTCACGAGGCGTTCGTGGTACGGCTCGAGCCCACCCTTGCGCTTCCATGCGGCCATCGCGCGGCGCAGCTGGTCGGCCTCGCCTGCGGAAAAGCCGGCCGCCAGCATCGCGACCTGCATCACCTGCTCCTGGAAGATCGGCACGCCGAGCGTGCGCGCCAGCGCCCTCTCCATGCCTTCCGACGGAAACGTGACGGGCTCTAGTCCCTGGCGTCGGCGGAGAAACGGGTGCACCATGCCGCCTTGCACCGGGCCCGGCCGCACGATCGCGACTTCGATCACCAGGTCGTAGAAGCACTGCGGCCGCAGACGCGGCAGCATCGACATCTGCGCGCGCGACTCGACTTGGAACACGCCCATGCTGTCGCCGTCGCACAGCATGTCGTAGGTCGCCTTGTCCTCGGCCGGGATGTCCTGCAGCTCGAATGTCTCGCCGCGCTTCTCCGAGATCATGTCGAGCGCGCGGCGCACCATCGAAAGCATGCCGAGCGCCAGGACGTCGATTTTCAGGATGCCGAGCGCCTCGATATCGTCCTTGTCCCACTGGATGATCGAGCGATCTTCCATCGCTGCGTTCTCGACTGGCACGAGGCGCGTGAGCTTGCTGCGGCTGATCACGAAGCCGCCCGAGTGCTGCGACAGGTGCCGTGGATAGCCGAGCAGCTGCGCGGCAAATCCGGCCCACTGCTGATTCAGCGGCGCTTCGGGATCGAGGCCAGCCTCGGCAAATCGCTGCAGCAGATCGGCGCGCGAATCGAACCACCTATGCTGCTTCGCGACGCGGTCCACGATCGCCGGATCCACGCCGAGCGCCTTGCCGGCTTCCCGCAACGCGCTGCGCGGCCGGTACGTCGTGACGGCGGCCGTCAGCGCTGCGCGATCGCGACCGTACTTGCGGTAGATGTACTGCATGACCTCTTCGCGACGCTGATGCTCGAAATCGACGTCGATGTCCGGCGGCTCGTTGCGCTCCTTGGAGATGAATCGTTCGAACAGCATCGATTGCCGCGACGGATCGACTTCGGTCACGCCGAGGCAGTAGCAAACGGACGAGTTCGCAGCCGAGCCGCGTCCCTGGCACAAGATGCCTTGCTCGCGCGCGAACTGCACGATGTCGTAGACGGTCAGAAAATACGCCTCGTACTTCAGGTCGGCGATCAGTTGCAGTTCGTGCTCGATCTGCGCCTGAACGTCGATCGGGATGCCGGCAGGGAAGCGCCGCCGCGCACCGATGTAGGTCTGCTCGCGCAGGTATGTCGTCGCGTCGGTGCCGGCCGGTACCAGTTCGTCGGGATACTCGTACTTCAGGTCGTCGAGGGAAAACGTACAGAGCTGCGCGACGCGTACTGTTTCCTCAAGCGCGCCGGCGGGATAGATGTTGGCGAGCCGCAGCCGCGATCGCAGGTGACGCTCCGCATTCGGTGCGAGCTCATACCCGCACTCCGATACCGGTCGGCCGACCCGGATTCCGGTCAGCACGTCCTGCAGCGGCTTGCGCGACCGGACGTGCATGAGCGGCCAGCTGGTGGCCACCACCGGCACGCCGTGGCGCGCGGCGACGCGCTCGACCACGCCGCGGTGGATGTCATCCATCGCGCGTGCGTGTAGCGTCAGCGCGACCCATGCGCGATCGCCGAACACGCGCGTTAACCATTCGACCTGCGCGTCGAGGCGCCGCTCGTTGGCGGGGAAGTCGGGCGACAGGATCGCCAGGCAATCTGGCAAACCGCGCAGGTGGCTGTGCGGCACTTCCGGGTGTTCGAGATCGAGCCGCCCCAGCCGGTACGTGCCTTTCTTGCCCCGCATGCGGCCGAGCGAAATGAATTCGCAGAGGTTGCCGTAACCGACGCGGTTCGTCGCGAGCGCGGTGAAGGCGAGCGCGGGCAAGCCATCGGCGGCCGTCAGCCGGAAGTGCGAGCCGACGATCAGCGGCACGTTCGCCGCCTTCGCTTCGACGTGCGCGCGCACGACGCCGGCGAGCGAGCATTCGTCGGTGATCGCGATCGCGCTGTAGCCGAGCTGGGCCGCGCGCGCGACGTATTCCTCCGCGCGCGATGCACCGTGCAGGAAGGAGAAGTCGCTTGCGACTTGGAGTTCAGCGTAGGCGGGCAGGGCGCCGAAATTGCCGGCGTTCATGGTGGATCAACCGAACAGGCCGTGCAGGAAGAAGCGCGCTTCGCTCTCGTCGCTGGCCGTCGGCCGCTCCTTGTAAATCCAGTAGCAGATACCGTTGTCGTCCTCGGCGACGAAGTAGTCGCGCGTCACGGTCTGCCCATCCTGCCAGCCGCCTTCGATGCGCTCGCCGGGCGATACCATGCGCAGCGGCGTGCCGTAGAACGGCCGATGCTGGCGCGTGAGCAGCGGCACAGGCTTGGCAAGCAGCCAGGCCGGGCGCGGCAGATCCGCCGGCAGCGGCGAGGGCTTCGGCGCGTCGCGCATCGGCACCCATCGGGCGGCCGGCTCCGGACGGTAGTCGGCCATGGGAGCCGGGACGAGCACGTTCTCGGCGCCGAGCCGTGCGGTCAGCAGTTCGAGCAGCCGCGCGTGATCCTGCGGCGTACCGCCGGGGTCCGGAAACAGCGAGTCGCTCGGCGCGGCCGCTTCCTGCACGCTACGGGCGACCAGGCGCACCGCGATCACGGGCCCGGCGAGCTCGACGTGGCCGAGCCGTTCCTTGACGAGCCGCGTGAGGTGTTCCTCGAAGCGGGTCGGTGCACCTAACGCAATTTCGATCTCGGTCGGCGCGATCGCGTCCCGCCCGCGCTCGTGCTCGAGCAGCAGGGCAAACGCGGCGACGTCCAGATGCTTCGCCGTGAGCCAGCCGGTCAGCTGCAGGATCAACCGGCGCGCGACGAACAGCAGCGCCTCGACGTGCTCGACGCGATCCATCAGTTCGACGCGCGTGTCGAACGACGGCGGCATTTCGAGCCAGTCGTAGGCAGCCGGCGCGGCGCCGGTGACCTGGTCGAGCCAGTCGAGCAGATGCGTGCCGCAGCGCTTTTTCAGCCCTGCGCGCGGCAAGCGCTGCAGATCGGCCAGTGTTTCGCAGCCGAGATCCTCAAACCAGTTCGCGTAGCGCCGAGCGTCCGGCGCCACGACGAGCGGCACGCGCGCGAGTGCGCGGCGCAGCGATCGCGCGGACAGCGCGAGGCCCCCGCGCAGGCCGCGGGCAACCATCCACGCGGCCGGGCCCGACGACGCGACGGATATCGCCGCGGTAACGCCGAACGACGCGCCGACGTCGCGCACGCGCTGGCGCAGCGCACGGATGCCGTGGAAGAGGCGCAGGCTCGCGGTCACGTCGAGGACCACCACGGCTTCGTCGGCGTCGACGACGCTCGGTGTGAACTGGAGAAGTGCATAGGCAACGCCGAGCACGAGCTCGCGCTCGCGCGCGGCGTCGCGCTCGCGGATCTGCGCGTCCGGCGCGAGGGACAGCACGCCACCGCGGCGCATGCCGGCGACCACGCCGAGCGCACGCGCGGCGCGATCGAGCGCCACGACGCGGCCGCCGTCGAGCACGACGAGCCCGCGCCCATCGTCAGGCGACGGCGCCGGCGATCGCGGCCGGAACACTTCGAGGTTGAGGTGCGGCAGATGCACGCCGATCCAAACTTGCATGGCGGTTCAACAAAATCGGCGAGGGTGACAAGGGAACGAACAGCGGCGTATCACGTGCCGGCCCGCGGCGCTTCACGAACGTGACGTCGATGCCGTCGCGCTTGGGCGCCAGCGCGAGCCGCAAGGGTGCCGGCGACGCGTCGCGCGCGGCGGCCGCTGGGCGGAAGAGATAGAAAAGCGCCTGGCCACTCTGCGCAGCCAGATTCAGCCGCCGCAATGCGTCCGCACGGACGTGCTGCTGCCAAAGCAGCACGGCAGCGCACGTGCCGGCACGCAACGCCTGCTCAGCGGCCCACAGCGCGTCGGCCGTGCGCGGCGCCGGCAGCGTTACGAACCCGGACGGGTCGATGCCCCAGTACGCGAGCGCCAGCGGTTGCAGCGCATGCGGTGGCTGGATCAGCATGACCGGCTTGCCGGCCGCGCGCTCGAGCACCGGCGCCAGCAGCCGAAGCTCGCCGATCCCAGGCTGTGGCGCGAGCAATTCGATCAGCGCGCTGGCCGGCCAGCCGCCGCCGGGCAGTTCGGCCGACAGCTCGGGATGACCGGTGTCGACGCCGCGCGTGCTCGATCGGGGCAGGCTCGATGCCTTCCAGAGACTCGGATGTATCGCTTCCGGATGCGCGAGGGCGGGGTTCATGGGGTCAGTTTCTCAAGCACTGTATGTTTATACAGTATATGACAGAGATAACCGCGTCTCCAACCCCCTGCCGTTTACGCCGCCAGCTGGTGCTCGTAGTAGGGCCGCTCGCGATCGGCGAGTATCTCGCGCAGCTGCGCGCGCTGGGACGGGCCCGGAGCGAGCCAAGCGTCCACGTTCGACGACTTGATGGGGACGATGCACCTATCGTGGCCAGCTGCCGCCACTTCCGGCGGTGGGTCGTCGGTGATCGCCGCAAACGACCAGAGGTCGTCTGCGCCCGGGATCTCGGTGCGCGTCCACAAGCACGCCACCTGCATGTGTTGCGGCGGTGTTGGATCGAAGCGAAGCACGACGTTCTGGCCGTCCCGCTTCACGTTTTCGAAGAAAGCGTTGACGAGCACGAGGCCATGCGTGAAGCCGAAAACCTTCCGCCATGCGGTACTGAGCGAGTCCGCCCGCGCGTTATAAGTTGCAGGCTTCTGTTTTTCGTCCGCTTCGGTCCACCCTGGTATGCGGCATCGATACCGCATCGGTACGACCAGGCGCTTGCCTTCATGCTCGATCAGCACGGGTGCATACCAGCCGGGGAAGATCCGCGAATCGCGCTCCTGCAGGTCCTGCCGGCGGAGATCGTCGAGCCCGCGCGTCGCGGCAGTGATCTTGTCGGTCGCGATCCGGACGTCCTCGCTCGCCTTCTTCGTGATCTTCTCGGTCAGCTTCTTCTCAGCGGCCGCCAGCCGCGTCCGCTGCTCGAACAGTTCGGTCTCCAGCTTCTGTGTTCGCTGGTTTCGATACGCGGCGATCGCCGCAGTGATCTCGTCGTCAACACCAGCGAATGCGGCGTCGACCGCTTTCGGGATCTTGATGTCGGCCCCGGACGCGCGCGCGTTGAAGATGCTCCTGAACGTCTCGATGTCCATGTCGGCACCATAGCGCCGCACGTACTCGCGATAGTTGGCTTGGATCTTGGCGGAATAGCACATCTGTGTCTCCGGTGAGCACCAGCATCAACATACAGTACAGCAAGTTCTCGCATCGAGCGAAAAAGCGATGTGCCAACCGTCTCGATGGGATTGCGACAGCCGCCATGGACTCAACGACAACAGTTTCCGTTCCGGATTCGCTGATCACAGCAACAAGCGAGGATGTTGCATTCGGGAAGGCCGCTCATATGGATCCGATTCCTATCGGGAGCATGGACAGTGACAGTCGCATCGCGAGCCACGGTGTAGCGCTCGTCGGAGTCGCGTTCTACAGGAGCGTGAGGTCCGCCGTGGAGCCAATCTAGCAATCGCTTTTCGCAAGCTCCTTGACGATGCGAAGGAGCTTCGGGAGATGAAGGTCGATCTGAACGGCGACTACTGACCTTGCGGAGATGTCGCTGACTCTCCGGCGCGGAGAGCCGCTGTATCAGGAGGTGCTGCGCCGGGTTCGTAACCTGGCGGAGGTAAGCGTTGCGTCACTCGGAACGAAGGAGCGTGAGATAAGCTTCCACGCTACTCCCTTCGTAAAGAGGATGTGAAGAGTCGCTGTAATCGCCCGCTAGTCGCCCCGATGTGCGGGGGCGCAGGCGGGCTTATTTTTTCCAATCACGCAACCCAGAAGTTCGATAGGCACCGACTACTAGGGCGCGAGTTGCGCCGCCATTTCCTTGGCCAATCATAGGGGCGTTTAGTAACGTGCGAGATTGCTGGCGGCGCTCCTTGACCACTGACATAGCGCGCTTTGACTTGCATGCCCCCATGCTACTATCAGCTAGACGGTCCCTCTCGATCGTGCCGCTGGTAATGGCAAAGGCAGTGCCACGAGAGATGCACCACCACATTCCGTTAAACGCACACAACTCACGTAGCGCATAACGGTGAACCAGCCACTGTGTTTTGCCCGCGCTACGGACGGAGTTGATATGCGTATACCTCTGCTCCATGCCGACCTCGAGCATGGTTCCTATACGAAAGTCGCAAAGGCGCTTCGAAAGGCTTGGCCGCTCGGCGAGCTTTCTCTCATGCAGGCTCAGAATACGTTGGCAATCGTGCTGGGCTACAACAGCTTGCACCACGCGCAGAACGAGGCGACCACATCGTTCTCGATACCGGACGGATCGGTGAGTTTGAAGAGCATCTCGAAGGGGGTCGCGTGGCGCATGTTCGTTCGCTACGGCATCGAACTGCTGCTGGCTCGGCGACTTGTCGCAAGGCTACATCTCGACGAACTGGCGGTGGCCGGAATAAGTGTCGAGGCAAAGATGCGACGCACCTTCGAAGACGCCGCGAAGAAGGGCTATATCTACGACGAGGCATCGGATCTCCTGAACCACCGTGAACCCTGGCCGGACGAGACACCACGGCTGCTCGAGAAGGGCGTCCCGGCGTATAAGTGGGCGATCTTTCCTGATCGCCGGGTCTTTCTTTGGTCGAAACTTGTTGCGCAAATCGAAATGCTGCCAGAAGACTTCGCTAAGGATCTTCGGGAAGCACGCAGGTTGCCGATCGATTCAGATGTCGTTGAGTCGTTCATGATCGGTTCGCTTATGCCAGCGGCGTGCCAACCTTTAGCGGAGGCTTTGGCCAGTGGAGATCTGGCCGCATCGAATAATGGGCAGCAGCAATGGCAGGTAAAGTGGATCGTCACTCGGCAGGCCGAGGTGCTAGGTTGTTGCATCGTCGCCGAGAAGCTTGGCGGGATGATTCCGCGAGTATTCGATCCGGACGGGGCGGAGGCCTATGCGGCCCTTGGGAGTCTGCTGTGTGGTGACGTCGTGCCGCTTGTCGAGACTCGGAATGCGGGCGCTCTTGTGTCTGAACGCGTCTGTCTCATCGGACGCAATCGACTCGAGCAGTTGAAAGACGATAGAAATGGCGATCCGCTGGAGACGCAGTGGTTCTACGACCAGTGGCCTGCCACTATCAACCTGTATCGCAATGGGATGGGTTGGCTCCTAGCGGGCACGCGCGAATTCTCGGAGCGAGGTCAGCGGTATCTCGCGACGACGTCGTTTGACGCACGGGAACAGCAACGCTTGCTGCGCGAGGAGCCTCTATTCGAAACTTTCACATTGACCGCGGCGCTGATTGATCAGATCGGCACCGAGGAAGGCGTTCCTGCTCTGGGGAATCGCTGGCATGACGCGGTTGAGTTGATGCTCTCCACTCGGAAGGCTGAAGTCGAAGCGGTAGGAAGAACACAGGCGGGTACGGAAAGGCTGTTGGTAGCGGTACTGGACAACATTGATTCGTCGGCGCTCGACGCGTTTGTCGATCGTGCGATCAGCGATTGCTTGCCGTTGCGATACGACGGGGACACCGAAGATAACGAAGTCTTGGTCAGCGAGAGACGGCACACCGTGAGTCTCACCGAGCATCTCGGCATGGCAGTGATCAAAAATATGCCCGGCTTGAAACCCTACTCGGCGTTGTCGATCGGGTACGTATTGCTCATTGCCAATGGCGAGTATCCCGGAAGTCGGTATCAAGGGATGGTTGATGCACCGACCCAGACAGATTGGGCGGCCCAGTGTCGGTTGCTTGCGGCAATGCTGATTTACGAGCCATTGTCAGATCACCGGGTGTCGCCGCTGGCAATGTCGTGTGCAATTGCGCCAGTTCTCGGTTTGGGTAACGGCACATGGTCAAATGACGAGCTTTGCGTATGGTATCGAAGCGCCTGCGCAGTCGAGCGCCGGTTGAAAGACGCGCAAAAGCTGTTGAAGGCTGTCGACGATTGGCGCGCGACTGAGGTTCAGGTTGAGCACGTTCGCGCTCAGGGTGAATTTCTTCGGGCGGGCGACCCTATTCCAGTGACGAGACCGAAGTCTGCCGTCGAAGCCCTACGCGAGATGTACTCAATGGCGAGAAGCGCCGGCTTCGCAGTTTCCGTTGGGCAACAGGATTTGCCGAGTAAGAAAGAGGTGCTCCGCGAATTTGAAATGCCCCCTCGTGTCGACTGAAAAGGTTCTGTTCGTGGTGACCCAAACTGAAAGAATGCCCGCGGACATTCTGAAGCTGCAGGTCGCCTATCCGTCGACGGTCGGCCTGGCTATCCGAGCGGATGGATCCGCCGTCGCGAGCAATTCCTGCGCGACGTGCCGATGCGCGCTCGCTAGGGAAGTGCGGCGGCAAACGGTGGGGCATTGTCTCGGGTGTGACCAGATACTCCACGAAACCCTGCTTATGGATTGATCGACCTCTTCACGCTCCCTGAGAGGCAGATCTAAAGATCGCATAGAACGCTGCCGATAACTCAGGTGGGCCGAATCTGCGGGCCGAGTGACGGCCGATGGCCGATTCCCTGGCTCTCCCGCTGGGAATTAGCTGAAGATGCCCTGCGTTCATACAATGTGACAACGCGCTGATGTAGCTGCCACTAGCAATGATCCGTTTGACTCCGCTCGTTCGGCAGATAGCATGGCAGTTCACACTATGAGGATACTGTATGAGCGATGACGCTTTTTTTCTGTTTCTGATGTGCCGCGCGCTCGCGCGAAGCGACGCTGAAGTTCGAACCCACCGGGCGGTGTACGAGACGCATGCACGGAGACTAGCTGGACGCATTATTTCGGCGGGCATGGCGGTCCACTGACTGTCATTGCACGAGTTCGCTGTGAACATGCAAGCTGACCTGTAGCTGCCGACCGCGCGCAGGATAAAGACGCCCCGGGGTGACAACTACGGGGAGACGTAGCTACGGAGCGGCTCTACGGGAAGGAAGGGCGATCCCGGGATAGTCCGCGGAATGGGATGACCTTGAGGCGAAGGAGTTGAAATGTTGATTGGATTGCTCGTGTTCCTTGGGCTCGCACCCCAGGAAGCCGTTCAGAACCCTTGCTTTGGTCCAACATGGGCGCTATCTGAGAGCGTCGCGTTGGCTTGCGACTTCCATGATGCCACGGGGGCCTTCACGATACTTCACGAGCCTCGCTATATCGGCCGCAGAACGCACGCCGCTTTTTCTGCGCATCCTTTGTCATATGGACGTGGGGAGGCGATACTCGTCAGCGACAAGGCTGTGAGCGAAGCAGACGCACAGAAGGCCGCGTTGGAGATTGGCGCGAGTGGCGGGTGGGTAGATCAGGCTGGGGTAGCGCGTGGAGCTGGCGGCAGTTGGTCGGTCGACCTCAGTCACGTTGGGGTGACGGCGAAACCTGGGACACTGGTATTGCTATCGGGCGCCGCAGCGAAGTGAAGGTGTGACGGGGCCAGGTAGATCACCTCAATCCTGACCGACGGGTCGCCGGACATATTAGGCAATCGCTGGATCGATTCGGAGGTTGCGAGACGGTCATGCGCGGCGGCGATGGACTGAGTGATGGAGGGGCGCGCGACGTCGTCGGAGTCTGGCACGGCCACTACTGGGTAGAAGGGGCGACTTCGAGTGGCACCCCGTTCCTTGCCGACATTAGCGCTGACCAATTCGGTTGGCCGTCGGTCGTCGTGTTGCCATTGGCCGAGGCCAGGTCGCGATACGTTCCAGGGAATGACAAGCTATGCGGTCAGGCCGTTGAAGACGAGACCCGTCGAATGGTACAAGCGCTTGAGATATAACCAATGATCAACGAGGGTGCGATATGACATTTGGGGAAATCTGCCTTGCTCACCCTGAGCAACGTCGGGTGGCGCACGTGGCCGCCGGCGGTGGAGTCACGTTGTCGTTCGGACTGACGTTGGTCGACTGGCCATCGGATTGGCCGAAAGCAGGGATTGATCGCCAGTTCTTCGAGTCTCGTGGTTTTGAAATCTTGCGCGAGGAAGGTTGAGCGAGCTCGTAGCCAACGTCCAGTTCATGGCCAGAGAACTTGCAGCAATGACTGCAGCGCGGCTGTACCACGATCATAGAACACTAGCGGAGAGACCAAAGTTGAGGGGTATCCGGTTTACGCGGTTGATGAGGCGCAACATCATCCGGACGGGAAACAGCATTTTGCGGTTGATCCCGCATAAACGAACGGGAAAGTGACATGACGAGCGATATCAACATCTTCCGCGATCCACCGACTCAGGCGGAGATTGATGGAGCGTTACGCGCAGACAGCAGGCGTCTCACGACGGGCGAAAGGATTGCGCTTGGCCCTGGCGTGCTCGGTCTTGAAGTCCTAGTCGGTGCGGCCGTCGATGCGTTCAACGGCGAGTCGAATTTCATGACAGGCAAAAGTTCTCCGTGGGAAGTTGCACCGGGGGCCATTGATTGGAACTGGTCGAAGTCGATCTTTACGGAGAGCTACGCCAACAAAGTGCGTGCTATGAAGCGCGATCTGGTGCGCTGCGAGGTCGCTGCGCTGACACGCCAAATTAGCCTCGAAGAAAAGGCTGTGTCGGCCGTGAAGGACGCCGGGGCAATCGCAGGGAACATTGCCGAAACGATCATTTCCAATGTCGTCGGCAAGAAGTAAAGCCGAAGCTGTCAACACAAATGCGGCTGATCGGCAGTAGGCTCAATCAGCCCGAATCAACCGCGTAAACCGGATACCCAAGTTGAGCTCCATTCGTAAATTGGCGCCCCTGATGGCGAACAATTCAAGGCAAGCGGTGCCGTCTTTCAAAGGTTACGATTACCAGATTTGGCGGACCGTTCAGGCGTGGCTCCAGCTGAAGCCAAGCGAAGAGCTGTACGTTGAATGTGCTGAGGACTACGACGTTATTGGGCCGGACGTCGCAACAGTAGTCCAGGTTAAGAGTTCACCGAACAACATCACGCTCGGCTCGAAGGATACGCTAGCTGCGATCGCAAGTTTTTGGGACTTGTCGCAGCGAAACGAGGGCCGCCCACCGATCAAGATGGTCTTTCTAAGCCGCGGGAGCATCGGATGGGAAAGGGACCCCGCGTTTGGCCAGCAGAAAGGCCTGGAAGTCTGGCGAGCAGCTGCGGAAGGGAATTCCGCAGCGATCGATAAACTGCGGACCTACTTCCTCGGGCGCGACGAGGTTCCTTCTTGCCTTAAGGAGTTCTTACGCACTGGGAATTACACGAACCTGAGGCAGGCCTTGTTTTCGAGGATCGACTGGTGTCTCGATCAGCCAAGCTCGGAATCAATAGTCAAGTCGGTCCGAGAAATCGTACTGCGCATCATCTCCGAAAGAAGATGGGACCCTACTGTAGTAGACGCTGCGGTCAATGCGCTTTTTGCGCACTGCTATACCGCTGCGACAAAGTCCGAGATCGAACTTCGGAGGCTGACGGTCGTCGCGTTAGATCTCGTGCTGGCGAATGCGACGTATCGCAAATACCCGCCGATGCTCGAGCATCTGAGCAGTATGCAACTCGCACCAACGACCGCGACCGCTGCCGAAGTGCTGCGGAAGTTCCGTGAGACGTTGGGTGCAGGCATGGCACCCATGCGGACCGTACCTCACAGAGCAGGCCATAAGCCGAGGTCGCCGGCGTTCGCTCAGGCCGTTGAGTCATTGGTTGATGCTTTACACCAAGAAGTCTCGTCGGTTGCCACGGAGCAGTTTGACTATGCTCGCTTCCACGCGTTCTGGCGCCGGATGATAGTGGAAGTCGTCCAGAGGTGGAGGAAGTCATACGGAATCGAAATGACAGATCCAAGGGGCTGCATTTATCACGGTCATCTGCAGTTGGCGGCCCGCGATCCGATTTCTAATGCTCTCAGTGATCGAGCAATCGAGGTGCGAGCTAAGGTGATGGAAAGCATGACGTACACGCCAATCGACGGCGAGCGCATCACGCTGAATGTCACGTCGGAGCCGGACCGTATGAATAGTCTGAGGTGGAACCTAGATGTGCGCATCGACGGAGGAAGCTATACGACGACAAGCACTCTTCACAATCGCTTCTTCTGGTACCCATCGCACACAGATGAGTGGTACGAGCACGAGCAGTTCTTGAGCTACGCCCATATCGTGGACAAGTTGATATTGGGTTGGGAGCCAGTGGGCTATGTCAGCTTCAACGTCGGAGAGGGAGCCCCTACAAACCCGGTACACCCTGAGTTGATTCCTATCGTCTCTCATGTCACCACTGAGGAACTTTTATCGATCCAATCCCGTGTAGCAAAGATCCAAACGGCATACCGTGTCTCTGAGGCAGTGACCTTTCCGCTGGGTTTTTCGGACGAGTACTTTAACCCGGCCCTTAGTGAGGATGCGATCGAAAGAGCGATGCATACGCTGACAGCGAAGTTGCGGGCCGGTCCTGGCCCAGGGTTCGCGACCCGTATCCCTGTCGTCTCGC encodes:
- a CDS encoding error-prone DNA polymerase; the encoded protein is MNAGNFGALPAYAELQVASDFSFLHGASRAEEYVARAAQLGYSAIAITDECSLAGVVRAHVEAKAANVPLIVGSHFRLTAADGLPALAFTALATNRVGYGNLCEFISLGRMRGKKGTYRLGRLDLEHPEVPHSHLRGLPDCLAILSPDFPANERRLDAQVEWLTRVFGDRAWVALTLHARAMDDIHRGVVERVAARHGVPVVATSWPLMHVRSRKPLQDVLTGIRVGRPVSECGYELAPNAERHLRSRLRLANIYPAGALEETVRVAQLCTFSLDDLKYEYPDELVPAGTDATTYLREQTYIGARRRFPAGIPIDVQAQIEHELQLIADLKYEAYFLTVYDIVQFAREQGILCQGRGSAANSSVCYCLGVTEVDPSRQSMLFERFISKERNEPPDIDVDFEHQRREEVMQYIYRKYGRDRAALTAAVTTYRPRSALREAGKALGVDPAIVDRVAKQHRWFDSRADLLQRFAEAGLDPEAPLNQQWAGFAAQLLGYPRHLSQHSGGFVISRSKLTRLVPVENAAMEDRSIIQWDKDDIEALGILKIDVLALGMLSMVRRALDMISEKRGETFELQDIPAEDKATYDMLCDGDSMGVFQVESRAQMSMLPRLRPQCFYDLVIEVAIVRPGPVQGGMVHPFLRRRQGLEPVTFPSEGMERALARTLGVPIFQEQVMQVAMLAAGFSAGEADQLRRAMAAWKRKGGLEPYHERLVNGMLERGYDREFAESIFAQIKGFGEYGFPESHAASFALLVYSSAWLRRHEPAVFLAALLNSQPMGFYTPSQLLQDAKRRGVEVLPVDVNVSTWDSAIEGPTTSAPVRLGFSLLRGMREDVAGRIELARAARPFVDISDLARRAQLDRHDLQVLAGANALRSLAGDNRRDALWLAAAAVPDRDLLRGTERDDAVPALPQASEGHEIVTDYRAMGFTLGRHPLALLRDRLALDHLQSAEQLATLRSGQLARACGLVTVRQRPGTANGVLFMTLEDETGQVNVILWPGLLEKFRKEALGAALLAVYGVWQAEGKVRHLIASKLVDRTELLGALPTTSREFC
- a CDS encoding Y-family DNA polymerase, whose protein sequence is MQVWIGVHLPHLNLEVFRPRSPAPSPDDGRGLVVLDGGRVVALDRAARALGVVAGMRRGGVLSLAPDAQIRERDAARERELVLGVAYALLQFTPSVVDADEAVVVLDVTASLRLFHGIRALRQRVRDVGASFGVTAAISVASSGPAAWMVARGLRGGLALSARSLRRALARVPLVVAPDARRYANWFEDLGCETLADLQRLPRAGLKKRCGTHLLDWLDQVTGAAPAAYDWLEMPPSFDTRVELMDRVEHVEALLFVARRLILQLTGWLTAKHLDVAAFALLLEHERGRDAIAPTEIEIALGAPTRFEEHLTRLVKERLGHVELAGPVIAVRLVARSVQEAAAPSDSLFPDPGGTPQDHARLLELLTARLGAENVLVPAPMADYRPEPAARWVPMRDAPKPSPLPADLPRPAWLLAKPVPLLTRQHRPFYGTPLRMVSPGERIEGGWQDGQTVTRDYFVAEDDNGICYWIYKERPTASDESEARFFLHGLFG
- the imuA gene encoding translesion DNA synthesis-associated protein ImuA, with product MNPALAHPEAIHPSLWKASSLPRSSTRGVDTGHPELSAELPGGGWPASALIELLAPQPGIGELRLLAPVLERAAGKPVMLIQPPHALQPLALAYWGIDPSGFVTLPAPRTADALWAAEQALRAGTCAAVLLWQQHVRADALRRLNLAAQSGQALFYLFRPAAAARDASPAPLRLALAPKRDGIDVTFVKRRGPARDTPLFVPLSPSPILLNRHASLDRRASAAPQPRSVPAAIAGAVA
- a CDS encoding SOS response-associated peptidase family protein, producing MCYSAKIQANYREYVRRYGADMDIETFRSIFNARASGADIKIPKAVDAAFAGVDDEITAAIAAYRNQRTQKLETELFEQRTRLAAAEKKLTEKITKKASEDVRIATDKITAATRGLDDLRRQDLQERDSRIFPGWYAPVLIEHEGKRLVVPMRYRCRIPGWTEADEKQKPATYNARADSLSTAWRKVFGFTHGLVLVNAFFENVKRDGQNVVLRFDPTPPQHMQVACLWTRTEIPGADDLWSFAAITDDPPPEVAAAGHDRCIVPIKSSNVDAWLAPGPSQRAQLREILADRERPYYEHQLAA